One window of the Candidatus Rokuibacteriota bacterium genome contains the following:
- the coaE gene encoding dephospho-CoA kinase (Dephospho-CoA kinase (CoaE) performs the final step in coenzyme A biosynthesis.), with translation MRRFLLVGLTGSIATGKSTVSRMFAHLGARVLDADLLAREVVMPGQAAHARIVEEFGPQVVQEDGSLDRKALGAVVFADAAKRKRLEEITHPAIGLRQQRILSVLDEEAFEGVVIWDAALLFEGGGVAKMDRVVVVYADPEIERRRLMERDGLSDTDARARIASQMPIAEKAKLADHVIDNSGTREETERQVRTVYGAFLAELKARRQT, from the coding sequence GTGAGGCGCTTCCTCCTGGTCGGTCTCACCGGCAGCATCGCCACCGGCAAGAGCACGGTCAGCCGGATGTTCGCTCATCTGGGCGCGCGCGTCCTCGACGCCGATCTCCTCGCGCGAGAGGTCGTCATGCCGGGCCAAGCCGCCCACGCCCGTATCGTCGAGGAGTTCGGGCCCCAGGTTGTCCAGGAGGACGGCTCGCTTGATCGCAAGGCGCTGGGCGCCGTTGTCTTCGCCGACGCCGCGAAGCGGAAGCGCCTCGAGGAGATCACCCACCCGGCCATCGGCCTACGCCAGCAGCGCATCCTTTCCGTCCTCGACGAGGAGGCCTTCGAGGGCGTCGTCATCTGGGACGCGGCGCTTCTCTTCGAGGGAGGCGGCGTCGCCAAGATGGACCGCGTGGTCGTGGTCTACGCCGACCCGGAGATCGAGCGCCGGCGTCTCATGGAGCGCGACGGCCTGAGCGACACCGACGCGCGCGCGCGGATTGCCAGCCAGATGCCCATCGCCGAGAAGGCGAAGCTAGCGGACCATGTTATCGACAACTCGGGCACGCGCGAGGAAACCGAGCGCCAGGTGCGGACGGTGTACGGCGCGTTCCTGGCCGAGCTCAAGGCCCGGCGGCAGACATGA
- a CDS encoding esterase — protein sequence MLALVSLLAACASPAPIELRDMGSFHVGGREAVISGKPVKEVVFTPGGVPAKVDPNGVYQVEQMYVQYFLPARERGSVPLLLWHGGGLTGVSYETTPDGREGWLNYFVKKGWATFNSDAVERGRAGWAQYPDVFQSEPIFLTKADPFERFRIGQGQGSYNRDVALMKPLPGTQFPIEAYENFTRQLVPRWTSTDAPTIAAYTLLVDRICPCVIVFHSQAGPFAFKVAQARPDKIKALVAVEPGGVGDPAQAAALKGIPILALFGDHIERDGRWPAIRANAVKFLEVVREAGGRVEIRDLPKAGIRGNSHMMMMDRNNLEVAGVIQTWLEREGLWH from the coding sequence ATGCTGGCCCTGGTATCCCTGCTCGCCGCCTGCGCATCGCCCGCTCCCATCGAGCTCCGCGACATGGGCTCCTTCCACGTGGGCGGGCGCGAGGCCGTCATCTCGGGCAAGCCCGTCAAGGAGGTCGTCTTCACGCCGGGTGGGGTGCCCGCCAAGGTCGATCCCAACGGCGTCTACCAGGTCGAGCAGATGTACGTGCAGTACTTCCTGCCCGCGCGCGAGCGTGGGTCAGTCCCGCTGCTCCTCTGGCACGGCGGCGGCCTCACGGGCGTCAGCTACGAGACGACACCGGACGGACGCGAGGGCTGGCTCAACTACTTCGTCAAGAAGGGGTGGGCCACCTTCAACTCCGACGCCGTCGAGCGCGGGCGGGCAGGCTGGGCGCAGTACCCCGACGTCTTCCAGAGCGAGCCCATCTTCCTCACCAAGGCCGACCCCTTCGAGCGCTTCCGCATCGGCCAGGGCCAGGGCTCGTACAACCGCGACGTCGCCCTGATGAAGCCGCTGCCGGGCACCCAGTTCCCGATCGAGGCCTATGAGAACTTCACCCGCCAGCTCGTCCCCCGCTGGACCTCGACCGACGCTCCCACCATCGCGGCCTACACGCTCCTCGTGGACCGCATCTGCCCCTGCGTCATCGTCTTCCACTCCCAGGCGGGACCGTTCGCGTTCAAGGTCGCCCAGGCGCGCCCCGACAAGATCAAGGCGCTGGTGGCCGTTGAGCCGGGCGGCGTGGGCGATCCCGCCCAGGCGGCGGCGCTCAAGGGCATCCCCATCCTCGCCCTCTTCGGCGACCACATCGAGCGCGACGGCCGCTGGCCGGCCATCCGCGCGAACGCGGTCAAGTTCCTCGAGGTGGTGCGCGAGGCCGGCGGGCGGGTGGAGATCCGCGACCTGCCGAAGGCCGGCATCCGCGGCAACTCGCACATGATGATGATGGACCGGAACAACCTCGAGGTCGCCGGCGTGATCCAGACGTGGCTCGAGCGTGAGGGCCTCTGGCACTGA
- the rsmA gene encoding 16S rRNA (adenine(1518)-N(6)/adenine(1519)-N(6))-dimethyltransferase RsmA, giving the protein MSPRRNARANVPRPKRHAASGKTRALGQHFLRDDAVAERIIGEVRPTIRDLVIEIGPGLGALTSRLARAAGRLLALEVDEVMAAALVERFADAPHVEVFVADARSFNYTGLSALKPDPAGRVLVVGNLPYSVGKPILQALVEAGPVVDEMVLMLQKEVAERVAAGPGGKTYGSLSVLTQLSCEARLAFTVPPGAFRPPPQVDSAVIHLRVRRAPPVPVGDPARLRAVVLAAFGQRRKSLANALASGLGLAAGRARAMCDAAGIEPGRRAETLSLAEFARLAQSRHPSPTGNG; this is encoded by the coding sequence ATGAGCCCGCGGCGCAACGCGCGGGCGAATGTTCCGAGGCCCAAGCGCCACGCCGCCTCGGGCAAGACACGGGCGCTCGGCCAGCACTTCCTCCGCGACGACGCGGTGGCCGAGCGGATCATTGGGGAAGTCCGGCCGACGATCCGGGACCTCGTGATCGAGATCGGGCCCGGGCTGGGGGCGCTGACGAGCCGTCTCGCGCGCGCGGCGGGTAGGCTCCTGGCGCTCGAGGTGGACGAGGTCATGGCCGCCGCGCTCGTCGAGCGCTTCGCGGATGCGCCCCACGTGGAGGTCTTCGTGGCCGATGCCCGGTCCTTCAACTACACGGGGCTGTCCGCGCTCAAGCCCGATCCGGCCGGGCGCGTGCTCGTCGTGGGGAATCTTCCGTACAGCGTGGGCAAGCCCATCCTCCAGGCCCTCGTCGAGGCGGGACCGGTCGTGGACGAGATGGTGCTGATGCTCCAGAAGGAAGTCGCCGAGCGCGTGGCGGCCGGCCCTGGCGGCAAGACGTACGGAAGCCTCTCGGTGCTGACCCAGCTGTCCTGCGAGGCGCGGCTCGCCTTCACGGTGCCGCCCGGCGCTTTCCGCCCGCCGCCCCAGGTGGACTCCGCGGTGATACATCTCCGTGTCCGGCGCGCGCCGCCCGTCCCGGTGGGCGATCCGGCGCGGCTCCGCGCGGTCGTCCTCGCGGCCTTCGGCCAGCGCCGGAAGAGCCTCGCCAATGCCCTGGCCTCGGGCCTCGGGCTGGCAGCCGGGCGCGCGCGCGCGATGTGCGACGCAGCGGGCATCGAGCCCGGCCGCCGGGCCGAGACGCTCTCTCTCGCAGAATTCGCCCGCCTGGCCCAGTCCCGACACCCGTCCCCCACGGGAAACGGGTAG
- the polA gene encoding DNA polymerase I, which translates to MSARFFVVDGPGYLYRAYHALPYLSNSKGQATHAVRGVSTMLLKLLREENPEYAAVAWDPPGPTFREEKLPSYKETRPSMPDDLRSQIALVKRVFEALRLPLLEVPTFEADDVLGTLVERMRTEPVEMVLVTGDKDMLQLVGPRVRVLSTNGRGEPVWFDEAAVVEKWGVAPGQIPDLLALMGDSIDNIPGVPGVGQKTAVKLISQFGSVERLYENLTLVPGKVRETLAANRRQALLSRELATVSTRVPIDQGLEAFRRQEPDWERLRALWTELEFDTLLRLLPAQEAPRITSESLPSLEGAAAIQRWLTAVPVDDPVAVDRAGGGGPPEPALGALGVFHPATGAAILTLGSEAPDFGGRRLIGHDVKHLIEWWLARGGTPPAFEDTAVGAYLLNPARTNYKLDEVCADLLGEGPGLAAPGSRGRFIWQLWEMLPRALKEVGLHTLYEDLERPLGPVLAAMERHGIRVDPGRLADFSKELDLALERLTREIYALAGEEFNIGSPKQMARILFDKLKLPPVKKTKTGYSTDADVLEQLALGHELPAKIIEHRTLAKLKSTYADALPVLINPATGRIHTSFNQLVTATGRLSSSAPNLQNIPIRTELGRRIRAAFVPEAGWRFVAADYSQIELRILAHVSGEESLIAAFRAGEDIHRRTAAEVFGIELSRVTEAQRDVAKTTNFSVIYGVTAFGLSRGLAITPKQAQEFLDRFFARHPKVKAWLERTVAEGRQRGFVATLLGRRRYIPELQSGNPNLRGFAERMATNAPIQGTAADLIKIAMVRMAKTLGESGLESRMLLQVHDELLFESPEAEVPRLEALARQVMESAMALDVPLRVDIKTGADWAQA; encoded by the coding sequence ATGAGCGCGCGCTTCTTCGTCGTGGACGGGCCGGGCTACCTCTACCGCGCCTACCACGCGCTGCCGTACCTCTCGAACTCCAAGGGCCAGGCCACCCATGCGGTCCGCGGCGTGTCCACCATGCTCTTGAAGCTCCTCCGGGAGGAGAACCCCGAGTACGCGGCCGTGGCCTGGGATCCGCCGGGCCCCACGTTTCGCGAAGAGAAGCTGCCGTCGTACAAGGAGACCCGTCCCAGCATGCCGGACGATCTCCGGAGCCAGATTGCGCTCGTCAAGCGGGTCTTCGAGGCGCTCCGGCTGCCGCTCCTGGAGGTGCCCACGTTCGAGGCGGACGACGTGCTCGGCACGCTGGTCGAGAGGATGCGGACCGAGCCGGTCGAGATGGTCCTCGTCACCGGCGATAAGGACATGCTCCAGCTGGTTGGGCCGCGCGTGCGGGTGCTCTCGACGAATGGGCGCGGCGAGCCCGTCTGGTTCGACGAGGCCGCCGTCGTCGAAAAGTGGGGCGTGGCGCCGGGCCAGATTCCCGACCTCCTCGCGCTGATGGGTGACAGCATCGACAATATTCCCGGCGTGCCTGGGGTCGGTCAGAAGACCGCCGTCAAGCTCATCAGCCAGTTCGGCAGCGTCGAGCGGCTCTACGAAAACCTCACGCTCGTGCCCGGGAAGGTCCGCGAGACGCTGGCCGCCAATCGCCGGCAGGCGCTCCTGTCTCGAGAGCTGGCGACGGTGAGTACGCGGGTCCCCATCGACCAGGGACTCGAGGCCTTCCGGCGCCAGGAGCCCGACTGGGAGCGGCTGCGGGCGCTCTGGACCGAGCTCGAGTTCGACACGTTGCTTCGCCTGCTCCCCGCACAGGAAGCGCCCAGGATCACGTCCGAGTCGCTGCCGAGCCTGGAGGGAGCCGCGGCGATCCAGCGGTGGCTCACCGCCGTCCCGGTGGACGACCCCGTGGCCGTGGACCGGGCGGGCGGGGGAGGGCCGCCCGAGCCCGCGCTGGGAGCGCTCGGCGTCTTCCATCCGGCTACCGGCGCTGCAATTCTGACGCTCGGGTCGGAGGCGCCGGATTTCGGAGGGCGCCGCCTGATCGGCCACGACGTCAAGCACCTGATCGAGTGGTGGCTGGCCCGCGGCGGCACGCCACCCGCCTTCGAGGACACGGCCGTCGGCGCGTATCTCCTGAACCCGGCGCGCACCAATTACAAGCTCGACGAGGTCTGCGCCGACCTCCTGGGCGAGGGGCCGGGGCTCGCGGCGCCGGGCAGCCGGGGGCGCTTCATCTGGCAGCTCTGGGAGATGCTGCCGCGCGCGCTCAAGGAGGTGGGGCTCCACACGCTCTACGAAGACCTCGAGCGGCCGCTGGGCCCTGTGCTGGCGGCGATGGAGCGCCACGGCATCCGCGTGGACCCGGGTCGTCTCGCGGACTTCTCCAAGGAGCTCGACCTGGCCCTCGAGCGGCTCACGCGCGAGATCTACGCCCTTGCCGGGGAGGAGTTCAACATCGGCTCGCCCAAGCAGATGGCGCGGATCCTCTTCGACAAGCTCAAGCTCCCGCCGGTCAAGAAGACCAAGACGGGGTATTCGACCGACGCCGACGTCCTCGAGCAGCTGGCGCTGGGCCACGAGCTGCCGGCCAAGATCATCGAGCACCGGACGCTGGCCAAGCTCAAGTCCACCTACGCCGACGCGTTGCCGGTCCTGATCAACCCGGCCACGGGGCGGATCCACACATCCTTTAACCAGCTTGTCACGGCGACGGGGAGGCTTTCGTCGTCCGCTCCAAACCTACAAAATATCCCCATCCGCACCGAGCTCGGCCGGCGGATCCGCGCGGCTTTCGTGCCCGAGGCCGGATGGCGCTTCGTCGCGGCGGACTACTCGCAGATCGAGCTGCGCATCCTGGCTCACGTCTCGGGCGAGGAGAGCCTCATCGCCGCGTTCCGCGCCGGAGAGGACATCCATCGCCGCACGGCAGCCGAGGTCTTCGGCATCGAGCTATCGCGGGTGACCGAGGCGCAGCGCGACGTGGCGAAGACCACGAATTTCTCCGTCATCTACGGCGTGACGGCCTTCGGGCTCTCGCGCGGGCTCGCGATCACGCCCAAGCAGGCGCAGGAGTTCCTCGATCGCTTTTTCGCGCGGCACCCGAAGGTCAAGGCCTGGCTCGAGCGCACCGTCGCCGAGGGGCGCCAGCGGGGCTTCGTGGCGACGCTCCTCGGCCGGCGCCGCTACATCCCGGAGCTTCAAAGCGGCAACCCCAACCTCCGGGGCTTCGCCGAGCGTATGGCGACCAACGCGCCCATCCAGGGCACGGCCGCCGACCTGATCAAGATCGCCATGGTGCGGATGGCCAAGACGCTCGGGGAGAGCGGCCTCGAGAGCCGCATGCTGCTCCAGGTCCACGACGAGCTGCTGTTCGAATCGCCCGAGGCCGAGGTCCCGCGCCTCGAGGCCCTGGCGCGGCAGGTGATGGAATCGGCCATGGCGCTCGACGTCCCGCTCAGGGTGGACATCAAGACGGGCGCGGATTGGGCTCAGGCGTGA